The Streptomyces rubrogriseus genomic sequence TGTGGACGAACAACGCCTGGGCCGCCGCGCTCTGCCTCATCCTGGGCGTCTTCCTGGGGCTGCCCGTCATCTGGATCCTCTTCCAGAACATGCTCAACCTCGGTGTCGGCTTCGGTCTGATGTCGTCGGCCGGCCGCCTCGACACCTTCCTCGGCCTGGTCCTCCCGCACGGTCTGCTCGAACTGACGGCGGTGTTCGTCGCCGCGGGCACCGGCATGCGCCTGGGCTGGACCCTGATCGACCCGGGTCCTCGTACACGGCGCATCGCCCTCGCCGAGGAGGGCCGGGCCGCCCTCGGCATGGCGGTCGGCCTGGCCCTGGTCCTTTTCGTGTCCGGCGCCATCGAAGGTTTCGTCACCCCGTCCGGCCTGCCCACCTGGGCCCGCATCACCATCGGAGTCGTCGCCGAGCTGGCCTTCCTGGCCTACGTCTACGTTCTGGGCGGCCGTGCCGTGCGCGGCGGCGACACGGGTGACGTCGAGCCCGCCGAACGCAGCGCCACGGTGCCCACGGCCGCCTGATGTGCATCCACCCCTGGCGAGCTGCTAGTGTCCTCTTCGTTCCCGCAAGAGCCGTTGACACGGAGCGAGCGGGGAGGTAGATTCGAACAGTTGCCTGGAGACGGGTTCACCCCAGAGGGCAGCAGCGAACATCTACCAGCTTCTCCGAATCAACGAATTCGACGAAGCACTCTCCCGATGAATCGGAAACGAAGGCCGGTAAGACCGGCTCGGAAGTTCTGATAAAGTCGGAACCGCCGGAAAGGGAAACGCGAAAGCGGGAACCTGGAAAGCACCGAGGAAATCGGATCGGAAAGATCTGATAGAGTCGGAAACGCAAGACCGAAGGGAAGCGCCCGGAGGAAAGCCCGAGAGGGTGAGTACAAAGGCAGCGTCCGTTCCTTGAGAACTCAACAGCGTGCCAAAAGTCAACGCCAGATATGTTGATACCCCGACCTGATCGGATTCCTGATCGGGTTGAGGTTCCTTTGAAGTAACACAACAGCGAGGACGCTGTGAACCGTTGGATTATTCCTCCGACTGTTCCGCTCTCGTGGTGTCACCCGATTACGGGTAAACATTCACGGAGAGTTTGATCCTGGCTCAGGACGAACGCTGGCGGCGTGCTTAACACATGCAAGTCGAACGATGAACCACTTCGGTGGGGATTAGTGGCGAACGGGTGAGTAACACGTGGGCAATCTGCCCTGCACTCTGGGACAAGCCCTGGAAACGGGGTCTAATACCGGATACTGACCCTCGCAGGCATCTGCGAGGTTCGAAAGCTCCGGCGGTGCAGGATGAGCCCGCGGCCTATCAGCTTGTTGGTGAGGTAATGGCTCACCAAGGCGACGACGGGTAGCCGGCCTGAGAGGGCGACCGGCCACACTGGGACTGAGACACGGCCCAGACTCCTACGGGAGGCAGCAGTGGGGAATATTGCACAATGGGCGAAAGCCTGATGCAGCGACGCCGCGTGAGGGATGACGGCCTTCGGGTTGTAAACCTCTTTCAGCAGGGAAGAAGCGAAAGTGACGGTACCTGCAGAAGAAGCGCTTAGCTAACTACGTGCCAGCAGCCGCGGTAATACGTAGGGCGCAAGCGTTGTCCGGAATTATTGGGCGTAAAGAGCTCGTAGGCGGCTTGTCACGTC encodes the following:
- a CDS encoding stage II sporulation protein M, producing the protein MDLDVFVSAHRAEWDRLDALLRRRRRLTGPETDELVALYQRTATHLSLIQSSAPDPQLTGRLSQLVARARSVVTGTRRASWRDVTRFLTQQFPAAVYRARHWWVPTALLSTAVAALLGWWIGTHPEVQSTIAAPSELRELTRPGGQYETYYSSNPAASFAAQVWTNNAWAAALCLILGVFLGLPVIWILFQNMLNLGVGFGLMSSAGRLDTFLGLVLPHGLLELTAVFVAAGTGMRLGWTLIDPGPRTRRIALAEEGRAALGMAVGLALVLFVSGAIEGFVTPSGLPTWARITIGVVAELAFLAYVYVLGGRAVRGGDTGDVEPAERSATVPTAA